A region of Gammaproteobacteria bacterium DNA encodes the following proteins:
- the bioH gene encoding pimeloyl-ACP methyl ester esterase BioH — MVKPHLVLLHGWGLNRGVWQSLIPRLESFYRVTALDLAGFGSESDRPVADLEQMVERLAEQVSESSVWLGWSLGGMVALRLAARFPAKVSKLIMVAASPRFVQAENWPSATKAEVLVGFSSALRENLSVTLQRFLALQVRGSADSKAVLKQLKVALAAGGAASEASLLLGLHILNTADLRSDLQQLKPPLAVFLGERDGLVPQAVAESLLQLRSDLQIELFPNAGHAPFLSHPELFTAKLRAFTDG; from the coding sequence ATGGTCAAGCCGCATCTGGTTTTGCTGCACGGTTGGGGGTTGAACCGTGGTGTGTGGCAGAGTTTAATTCCAAGGTTGGAGTCGTTTTACCGCGTGACGGCTTTGGATCTGGCGGGGTTTGGCAGTGAGTCAGACCGTCCGGTGGCTGATCTGGAACAGATGGTCGAGCGTTTGGCAGAGCAGGTGAGCGAAAGCTCTGTCTGGCTCGGTTGGTCCTTGGGGGGAATGGTGGCGCTGCGTTTGGCGGCGCGTTTTCCGGCCAAGGTTTCCAAGCTGATTATGGTCGCGGCTTCGCCGCGTTTTGTCCAAGCTGAAAACTGGCCATCGGCCACCAAAGCAGAGGTGCTGGTGGGGTTTTCGAGTGCGTTGCGAGAAAATTTGTCCGTCACCTTGCAGCGTTTTTTGGCCTTGCAGGTGCGGGGCAGTGCCGACTCCAAAGCGGTGTTGAAGCAGCTCAAGGTGGCTTTGGCCGCAGGAGGTGCGGCTTCGGAGGCCAGTCTGTTGCTCGGTTTGCACATTTTAAACACGGCGGATCTGCGCAGCGATCTGCAACAGCTGAAACCGCCTTTGGCGGTTTTTTTAGGTGAGCGAGATGGTTTGGTACCGCAAGCGGTGGCCGAGTCCTTGTTGCAACTGCGCTCTGATTTACAAATTGAGCTGTTCCCCAACGCAGGTCATGCGCCTTTTCTGTCCCATCCTGAGCTGTTTACTGCCAAACTGAGGGCGTTTACCGATGGCTGA
- a CDS encoding insulinase family protein has product MAQDRTAPETHSTFEWLRSEAIDSLNVVVEEYRHKKTGAMHYHLHADNDENVFLVGLRTVPTDSTGVAHMLEHTALCGSEKYPVRDPFFMMIRRSLNTFMNAFTSSDWTAYPFASQNRKDFNNLLDVYLDAVFFSRLDELDFAQEGHRVEFEEASNPDSDLVYKGVVFNEMKGAMSSPVSTLWQTVSKHLFPSTTYHFNSGGEPERIPDLSYEELKAFYRVHYHPSNAIFMTYGDISAVEHQRKFEAQVLHRFEPLDEEISVGLEQRYHAPLVVEENYAFDEPDSENKTHIVLGWLLGESIDLKAQMNAHLLSGVLLDDGASPLRHALESCDLGSAPSPLCGLEESNREMSFVCGIEGSSPEKAAELEQLVFQVLFEVAENGLPQERVEAVLHQLEMSQREVGGGSYPYGLQLILEGLSSAIHRGDPVAAMNLDPVLANLREQIQDPDFIKGLVKSLLLENQHRVRLSLKPDAGLSARRDAAEAARLAQIKAAMNDAEKQAVVEQAAALEARQQMKDDMSILPKVGLEDVPVEIATPVGEVCSWGEQSATLYRQGTNGLVYQKVIFDLPHLSQEQVQLLPYYSSCLTELGVGENSYLETQAQQSSVSGGIGSNAAVSGEVDDVNAIKGYFMLSSKALNRNNRALAELLSSTVKQARFDELDRIRELIAQDRTRAERSVTGQGHALAMMAASSGLSASAALSHQQRGLAGIQALKALDDSLNERANLEALAGQFKTLHSELTAQPRQFLLVAEAEQMGSLQHEVAEVWNAVDLPSKAAKPFSLPFEPKQVKQIWTTGTQVNFCAKAYPTVAVDHPDAPALGVLGGFLRNGYLHRAIREQGGAYGGGASHDPSAAAFRFFSYRDPRLDETLADFDKAVEWLLNEEHGDDALEEAILGVIGGLDKPSSPSGEAKKAFHQALFDRTPEQRQRYRNGVLRVSIADLQRVAKTYLKPELASVAVITSAANVEQFGDRGMTVMAL; this is encoded by the coding sequence ATGGCACAGGACAGAACCGCTCCAGAGACTCACTCGACATTTGAATGGCTGCGCAGTGAAGCAATTGATTCGCTGAATGTGGTGGTGGAAGAGTACCGGCATAAAAAAACCGGCGCGATGCACTACCATCTGCACGCGGACAACGACGAAAACGTCTTCTTGGTTGGGCTACGAACCGTGCCAACGGACTCCACTGGTGTGGCGCACATGTTGGAACACACCGCCCTTTGTGGCAGTGAAAAATACCCCGTGCGTGATCCCTTCTTTATGATGATCCGCCGTTCACTGAACACCTTTATGAACGCCTTCACCAGCTCGGACTGGACCGCCTATCCGTTTGCCAGCCAGAATCGTAAAGACTTTAACAACCTGCTGGATGTCTATCTGGATGCGGTCTTTTTCTCTCGTCTGGACGAACTTGATTTTGCTCAAGAAGGGCATCGGGTTGAATTTGAAGAAGCCAGCAATCCTGACAGTGATCTGGTCTACAAAGGGGTGGTGTTCAATGAGATGAAAGGCGCGATGAGCTCGCCGGTCAGTACCCTGTGGCAGACTGTGAGCAAACACCTTTTTCCCAGCACCACCTACCACTTCAACAGCGGCGGTGAACCTGAACGCATTCCTGATCTGAGTTACGAAGAGCTGAAAGCCTTTTATCGCGTTCATTATCACCCCTCTAACGCTATTTTCATGACCTACGGCGATATTTCAGCGGTGGAGCATCAGCGTAAATTTGAAGCGCAAGTGCTGCACCGTTTTGAACCTCTGGATGAAGAGATCAGTGTGGGTCTGGAACAGCGTTACCACGCGCCACTGGTGGTGGAAGAGAATTACGCCTTTGATGAGCCAGACAGCGAGAATAAAACCCACATCGTGCTGGGTTGGCTGCTGGGAGAGAGCATTGATCTGAAGGCGCAGATGAACGCGCACCTGCTTTCTGGGGTCTTGCTGGATGATGGTGCCTCGCCGTTGCGCCACGCGCTGGAGAGCTGTGACTTGGGCAGTGCGCCCTCGCCCCTCTGTGGTCTGGAAGAGTCTAATCGTGAAATGAGTTTTGTCTGCGGCATTGAAGGCTCTTCGCCTGAAAAAGCCGCCGAATTGGAGCAATTGGTGTTTCAGGTGCTGTTTGAGGTGGCGGAAAACGGTCTGCCGCAAGAACGAGTCGAAGCGGTTCTGCATCAGTTAGAGATGAGCCAACGAGAAGTGGGCGGCGGCAGCTACCCCTATGGTTTGCAACTGATTCTGGAGGGACTGTCCAGCGCCATTCATCGCGGTGATCCTGTGGCGGCGATGAACCTTGATCCGGTTTTGGCAAACCTGCGTGAGCAGATTCAAGATCCTGACTTTATCAAAGGCTTGGTGAAATCGCTTTTGCTGGAGAATCAACACCGTGTGCGTCTGAGCTTGAAACCCGATGCTGGTTTGAGTGCGCGCCGCGATGCGGCTGAAGCGGCGCGTTTGGCGCAGATCAAAGCGGCGATGAATGATGCAGAAAAACAGGCTGTGGTGGAGCAAGCCGCTGCACTGGAAGCGCGTCAGCAGATGAAAGACGACATGAGCATTTTGCCCAAAGTGGGGTTGGAAGATGTGCCGGTGGAGATCGCCACTCCAGTGGGTGAGGTGTGTTCGTGGGGCGAGCAGTCTGCGACTCTCTACCGGCAAGGTACCAACGGTTTGGTCTATCAGAAGGTGATTTTTGATCTGCCGCATTTAAGTCAAGAGCAGGTGCAACTGCTGCCCTATTACAGCAGTTGCCTGACTGAGCTGGGGGTGGGTGAGAACAGCTATTTAGAGACCCAAGCGCAGCAATCAAGCGTCAGCGGTGGCATCGGTTCCAATGCAGCGGTGAGCGGTGAGGTGGACGATGTAAACGCCATCAAGGGCTATTTCATGCTCTCTTCTAAGGCACTGAATCGTAACAATCGTGCTTTAGCAGAGCTGCTTTCCAGTACGGTGAAGCAGGCGCGTTTTGATGAGCTGGATCGCATTCGTGAACTGATCGCTCAAGATCGTACCCGTGCGGAGCGCAGCGTCACCGGTCAAGGCCACGCCTTGGCGATGATGGCGGCATCCAGCGGCCTTTCGGCCAGTGCGGCGCTGAGCCATCAACAGCGGGGTTTGGCGGGTATTCAGGCGCTCAAGGCCTTGGATGACAGCCTCAATGAGCGCGCCAACCTGGAAGCGTTGGCAGGGCAGTTTAAAACCTTGCACAGCGAGCTGACGGCGCAGCCACGGCAATTTTTGCTGGTGGCGGAAGCGGAGCAGATGGGGTCGTTGCAACACGAGGTGGCTGAGGTTTGGAATGCTGTAGATCTGCCATCAAAGGCAGCGAAACCCTTTTCTTTGCCCTTTGAGCCAAAGCAGGTGAAACAGATTTGGACCACAGGCACACAGGTGAACTTCTGTGCCAAAGCCTATCCGACGGTGGCGGTGGATCATCCTGATGCGCCTGCCTTGGGTGTCTTGGGCGGTTTCCTGCGCAACGGTTATTTGCATCGTGCCATTCGTGAGCAGGGCGGGGCGTACGGTGGCGGTGCCAGTCACGATCCGAGTGCAGCGGCGTTTCGTTTCTTCTCTTATCGTGACCCCCGTTTAGATGAGACTTTGGCCGATTTTGATAAGGCCGTTGAGTGGTTGTTAAACGAAGAGCATGGCGATGACGCGCTGGAAGAGGCGATTTTAGGCGTTATTGGCGGGCTGGATAAACCTTCTTCACCTTCTGGTGAAGCGAAAAAAGCCTTCCATCAAGCGTTGTTTGATCGCACCCCTGAGCAGCGCCAACGCTATCGTAACGGTGTTTTGCGGGTGAGCATTGCGGACTTACAACGGGTTGCAAAAACCTATCTAAAACCGGAGCTGGCCAGTGTGGCGGTGATCACCAGTGCGGCCAATGTGGAGCAATTTGGGGATCGTGGCATGACGGTGATGGCGCTCTAA